The Bacillota bacterium genome contains the following window.
ATTGTTAATAATTTTGATTAAAATTTACCAGAAGTATATTTCACCTTTGAAACCTCCAAGTTGCAGGTTTTATCCGACTTGTTCACAATATGCTATAGATGCTGTTTTAAAATATGGTACAATTAAGGGAAGTTTCATGGCTATAAGGAGGATTATAAAGTGCCATCCTTTTAATCCGGGAGGCTATGATCCTTTAAAATAAGAGAGGAAGAATTAAAGAATGGGTTTTTTGGATTTTATTGCTAAGCCTTTGGGGCAGTTCTTATATTTTGTTTACAATACTGTTGCATTTAAGAATTACGGCTTGGCCATAATTATATTTACTATTGTTATCAAGCTTGTACTTCTGCCCCTTACAATTAAACAATACCGTTCAACTGCAAAGATGCAAGAAATACAGCCATTAATACAAGATATACAAAGGCGGTACAAAAATGACAGGGAAAAAATGAATCAGGAGCTTATGAAGTTGTATCAGGAACATAAATACAATCCTGCGGGAGGATGTCTTCCCCTTTTGATACAAATGCCTATCCTGTTCTCTCTGTATTGGGCAATTAACCAGCCCCTTAGATTTATTTTGAATAAAACACCCGAACAGATAAATAAGCTCGTTGAGTATGTAACACAAGCTGTTGGAAAAGCTGCAATGAGTGTTTCAAGAGAAATAGGCGTATTGAATTACTTTAATGAACATGTATCTGAGCTTTCAAATGTTAGTGACTTGCTAAAGCCGGAAGAATTGATTAATTTAAAATTCCTTGGAATTAACCTTGGTTTGGTTCCCAGGTTTGATACAAATCTTTTATTTGGGTCTCAAGCGACAGTATACCTGCCGCTTTTGGCAATTCCTATATTGGCTGTAGCAACTACCTACATTTCATCAAAGCTTATGACGCCAAAGGCCTCGGAAAAAAGTGGAAAAGATGCTTCAACTTCAACTCAAAACACAATGATGTTGATAGGACCGTTAATGACATTACTATTTTCTTTTCAATTGCCGGCAGGAGTTGGGCTTTATTGGATAGCCAGCAACATATTTCAGATTTTCCAACAACTATATATTAATGAGAATGTAGTGAAAAAAAAGGAGGCTCAAGGAAAATAAATGGCTATTATGGTAGAAAAAACAGGTAAAACCGTGGAAGAAGCAATATCTCTTGCTCTTGATGAGTTAAAGGTTGATAAAAGCAGAGTTGATATTGAAGTAGTAGAGGAAGGTAATAAAGGTATTTTTGGTATTATTGGGGCAAAAATGGCCAGAGTAAGAGTTGCTTTAAAGGAAACGCCGGGTGAGAAAGCTAAAAAGTTTTTACAGGATGTATTCGACAAAATGAATGTTAATGTGCAAATGGCTGTAGATGAAGGTGATGATGCCGTATATGTCAGCATTGAAGGAGAAGACAGCGGAATAATTATCGGCAGGAGGGGAGAAACCCTGGACGCCCTGCAATATCTTTCATGCCTAGCAATAAATAACGGTAAGGAAGGTTATAAAAAAGTTGTTATTGATATTGAAAACTACAGGAAAAAAAGAGAAGACACCCTTATAAAGCTATCCTACAAACTGGCTGAAAGAGTAGTTAAGAGTAAGAAAAATATTACCCTTGAACCA
Protein-coding sequences here:
- the yidD gene encoding membrane protein insertion efficiency factor YidD; amino-acid sequence: MFKKLLIILIKIYQKYISPLKPPSCRFYPTCSQYAIDAVLKYGTIKGSFMAIRRIIKCHPFNPGGYDPLK
- a CDS encoding membrane protein insertase YidC, with product MGFLDFIAKPLGQFLYFVYNTVAFKNYGLAIIIFTIVIKLVLLPLTIKQYRSTAKMQEIQPLIQDIQRRYKNDREKMNQELMKLYQEHKYNPAGGCLPLLIQMPILFSLYWAINQPLRFILNKTPEQINKLVEYVTQAVGKAAMSVSREIGVLNYFNEHVSELSNVSDLLKPEELINLKFLGINLGLVPRFDTNLLFGSQATVYLPLLAIPILAVATTYISSKLMTPKASEKSGKDASTSTQNTMMLIGPLMTLLFSFQLPAGVGLYWIASNIFQIFQQLYINENVVKKKEAQGK
- a CDS encoding protein jag is translated as MAIMVEKTGKTVEEAISLALDELKVDKSRVDIEVVEEGNKGIFGIIGAKMARVRVALKETPGEKAKKFLQDVFDKMNVNVQMAVDEGDDAVYVSIEGEDSGIIIGRRGETLDALQYLSCLAINNGKEGYKKVVIDIENYRKKREDTLIKLSYKLAERVVKSKKNITLEPMSPYERRIIHAALQNNRYVKTYSIGDEPNRKVVIALK